Proteins encoded together in one Porites lutea chromosome 2, jaPorLute2.1, whole genome shotgun sequence window:
- the LOC140928367 gene encoding uncharacterized protein: MKASPTVITRYSLRLVALFVMCCAILVHVSATNEIRSEQSQREQIVDRVFDDGAKIGDGEKRTLLHRQRKSAKNNVMASLSEVQKRLRAIEERHNKSASLMEKRLQEMEKRFIKRLDALVQTPHSSDSSLLSYLLVRDGRNNGKQSMGPPGPPGKPGVRGPKGEKGAQGVKGDKGQAASSGVKYVRWGKTTCPNGAQIVYKGIMGGEQYTHTGGGVNYLCLPKTPKYDRYKNGHQGGGYVYGAEYQLYFNPFKKSLNQHDPPCVVCFVQSRGSMLMMPARNDCPTGWTEEYHGYLMTEYHGHKKQRDFICVDKDAESIPGSQADKNGALLYFVEGVCGNLPCGPYVNGRELTCALCTK; the protein is encoded by the exons ATGAAAGCTTCTCCGACAGTAATTACACGTTACAGTCTGCGTCTCGTGGCTTTGTTTGTGATGTGCTGTGCCATTTTGGTTCACGTCTCTGCCACGAATGAAATTCGGTCCGAGCAAAGTCAAAGAGAACAAATTGTCGACCGAGTGTTTGACGATGGCGCTAAAATTGGCGATGGTGAAAAACGTACCTTGTTGCATCGTCAGCGAAAATCAGCTAAAAATAATGTGATGGCCAGTCTGTCGGAGGTACAAAAAAGGCTAAGAGCCATAGAAGAAAG ACACAATAAAAGTGCAAGCCTGATGGAAAAGCGACTTCAAGAAATGGAAAAGCGGTTTATAAAACG ACTCGACGCATTGGTGCAAACACCGCATTCAAGTGACTCGTCACTATTGTCCTACCTACTTG TGAGAGATGGCCGCAATAACGGAAAACAATCAATGGGACCACCTGGACCCCCAGGCAAACCAGGAGTAAGAG GTCCTAAAGGGGAAAAGGGAGCTCAAGGAGTTAAAGGCGATAAAGGACAAGCTGCCAGTTCTGGGGTGAAGTATGTTCGCTGGGGAAAGACCACATGCCCTAATGGTGCTCAGATTGTCTATAAAG GTATCATGGGTGGCGAGCAATACACTCACACTGGAGGTGGAGTGAATTACCTTTGCCTTCCAAAGACTCCAAAGTACGACAGGTACAAAAATGGCCACCAGGGTGGCGGATACGTATACGGCGCTGAGTACCAACTCTATTTTAACCCATTCAAGAAAAGTCTTAACCAACACGATCCACCTTGCGTTGTCTGCTTTGTCCAGTCACGTGGTTCGATGCTAATGATGCCCGCAAGGAACGATTGCCCCACTGGATGGACCGAGGAGTATCATGGGTACCTGATGACTGAATATCATGGCCACAAGAAGCAACGTGATTTCATCTGCGTTGACAAAGACGCTGAGTCTATCCCTGGCAGCCAGGCAGACAAGAACGGTGCATTACTCTATTTTGTGGAAGGAGTGTGTGGCAACCTACCATGTGGTCCATATGTCAACGGTCGAGAGTTGACTTGTGCTTTGTGCACCAagtga